The segment TCACTGCGATCGTGACATTGGCGCCGTGCGCCAGCGTATGCGCCTGCGGCAGGCGGAGCTTTGCCAGCACGTATTGTGCAGGATCGCCCTCGACCGCCACCGCGGGCTTCTGGTCCTGGAGCATGTAGCGGAAATTTTGCTGGACCGAGCGCACGCTGCCGTCGGCGGCGAATTCGCGCCGCACCGTCTCATACGGCCGGCCATCGGCGATGCGGAACAGGCCGATCGTGGCCCCGATCAGCGGGAAATTCTCGGATGATACGCGCGTCAATCCATGGCGGCGCGCAAGCTCGTCGGCTTCCGCCAGAGACAGCGCGCTGTCGACCTCGGCGACGAATTCGTTGGCGAAACTGCGCAGGGTTACAGCCACCGGGGTGTTATTGCGGCGGCCATTGCCGGCGCTCTTCTTGCCTGACTTGCCGGCGCCGCCGCCTGCATTCGGCTGGGCGAGGCATTCGCCGTCACTGTCGCGATAGGGCGCGCTGCAGGCGGGATAAAGGTTCGGCGAGTAGTGTGCATAGGGCAGCACTGACGTCGGCGCCATCCGCGCCGAAATATGCGCGGTCGGAACCACACGCGGGCCGCGGTCGACGCTTACCGCCCGCGCGGCGACGCTGGGACTGATCGTCGGCGTGCGCGAGGGGACGCTGATGGTGGGCGTGCGCATGATCGCCTGGGCATGGGCAACCTCGATGCCGAGGCAGGCGGCAAGCAGCAGCGCGGCGCCGACCGACGAAGCAAAGGCCCCGTATCTTTCCCCATTCTCATACTTGCGCGTCATGGGCTGAACAGCGCCGTTACGGCGCCGCCACGGCGAGATTGACAAACTTCTCGCGCGACATCCTGCCGAGCAGCGCGGCGAGCTCGTCCTGGCTCATCGCCTTGTCGAACTGGAGGCGGAACATGCCACCCTTGGCATCGCCGATGATCGAGGCCTGGTAGCTGTCGAGCAGCGCGGTGATGTCGGCGACGCGCGCCTCGGGCGTGAAGCGCACCAGCGCCCGCGCGGGAGCACTGACAGCACCGAGCTCGCGCGTGATCGGCGCCCCGGTCGAGAGCGATGCGGTCTGAAAGGTTGCGGTCTGGGTCTTCATCAGCACGGCGCCGATGATGCCGGCCTGGAGCACGAGCGCGATCGCACCCAGGCTCGCCGACCAGGCCAGCGTGCGCGGCGACAGGCTCGCGAAAAAGGTGGCGATGCGCGCCGACAGCGGCAGCGAACCGGTGGCCTGCGCGGGCTCGGCGTCGATCGCGGCGAACAGCTTCTGCATCGCGCGCGCCGAGGGCGCACCCAGGCTCTCGTTCAGGTGGATGGTCTCTTCGTACTCGCCGCGGATCGCGGCATATTGCTTTGCAAGCTGCGGATCGCTGGCAAGCGCTTCCTCGACGCGGCGGGCATCGCGCGGGTTCAGCGTGCCGGCCGCATGCCACGGCAGCAGCAGTTCGATCTCACTGGGCTCTCGCTCCAGCATCTTCTTGCTCAAAGCCATCATGGCCAGCCTCGCTCAATGCCGGCTGCCTTCAGCAGTTCGGCCAATTTCTTGCGCGCATAGAACAAGCGCGTCTTCACAGTGTTCTCGGGGATGCCAACGATTTCGGCCACCTCTTCCACGGACTTCTCGTGGTAGTAGACGAGATCGACGATTTCCCGATGGTCCGGCGAGAGGCCCGTCAGACACTCCCGCAACGCTTCACTGGTATCCTTCTTCTGCACCACCGTCTCCGGATCGTCGGACGAATCCTCGATCGCGTTGGCGGCTTCGTCGTCCAACTCAAAATCCTTCCTGCGCCGGAGCGCAGACAGAGCCTTGAATCGGGTGATTGCCAGCAGCCAGGTGGAAACGGCGGATCGGCCCTCGAACTTGCCGGCTTGGCGCCAGACGTCGAGAAACACCTCGCTGATGAGGTCTTCCGCCGCCTGCTCGTCCCGCACAAGCCTGAGCCCGAACCGATACACCCTGACATGGTGCCGCCCGTACAGCACCTGCATGGCGAGCCGGTCGCCTTGGGCGATCCTGGCGATCAGGACCTCGTCCGTAGCCGCCTGTGTCACGCTCAAAGGCCGTCTCGCAAGATTGGTCGGGTCGATGCGGCGGACGGTTCGACGGGAAGGGTGAAATTCTTCAACCTACCGCAGTCATACGGGGGTTCGTGTGAACTGCCCCACATGCTCGTATTTTCCTTGTCCCACCGGTGGTGGTCGGCTGCCTCACTCCAGAACGGTAACATAATACAGAAGCACTTTCCTGCGGAATGCCGTGGGCCGGCGGGAGGCGGCCCGATCGAGCCTGATCCATAACACGGGCCTGTGCAGCTTATGTCGCACGAGGCCGGGTTTGGTCCGCGATATCGCCTGCGATGCCTAACTGGACGCAAAATTTTCCGCGCTGCACGCGGCCCCTCACCCGCGCCGCGCCTCCTTGGGATTCGGTGCAAAAGGATACCAAACCTAAAGGCTTGCCACGTAGATTTTTTCGGCTGACATCCACCATTGGCGGGACCATGAGCACGGCCGCGACGTCCTTTCCGGAGAGGAATGCCGCAGAGGTCGCGGATCTCGTCCTCGCACCCGAGGCGGCGGCGCCGGAGGTGCTGGCGCGCCGGGTCCGGCAGCGGCGCCAGATGTATGCCGGCCAAGTCGCGAGCTACTCCCTCGGCGCCTCGGTCTTGCTGCTCTACGCCTATGACGGCACCGTTCAGATGAATGTTCCGTCGCTGTTCTGGGTCGGCGGCCTCATGATCATCGGCATCTTCGTCGTGATGTCGGAGGCCGGCGTCGGCGACCGGCACAGCGACCATTATCTCACCGTCTTCCAGATCTCGGCGCATATGGCGCTGCAATTCGTGTTCCTGATCTCGGTGCCCGTGATCGGGATCGCCTTCATCAGCGTGCTGTTCCTGATCTTCGCCTTCGGCACGCTGCGCATGACCTCGGCCCAGGCGATGCTGACCTGGGCCATCGCGACTTGCGCGCTCGCGGCCGTATTCCTCGTCTCCGACCTGCCGATCGGCATGCCGGTTGCGACAAGGCTCCAGCGGATCGCGTCGATGCTGTGCTTCGTGCTGGTGATCGGCCAGTGCGCTTCGCTCGGCCTGTTCGGCGCCACGCTGCGCAAGATCCTGTACCGGCGCAGCATTGAACTAAAGGCCGCCTACCAGCGCATCGAAGAGCTCGCCGAGCTCGACGAGCTGACCGGCTCCTACAATCGCCGCTGCATCATGCGGCTTCTCGACGCAGAGATCGATAAATCGCGACAGGCAGGCGCGCCTTGCGCCATCGCGCTGATCGATCTCGACTGGTTCAAGCGCATCAACGACGCGCACGGCCACCCCGTCGGCGACGAAGTGCTGCGAACCTTCGCCATCACCATGTTCGCCAACATCCGTCCCGACGACCGTTTCGGCCGCTATGGCGGCGAGGAATTCTTGCTGCTGCTGCCGGAGACGGATGGCGGCGCCGCGCTGCGCATGCTCGAGCGGCTGCGCAGCATCGTGGCCGACCTCGACTGGAGCGCATTTGCCGTGGGGATGCGCGTGACGATTTCCGCCGGCGTCGTGACGCTGCGCGACAACGATACTGCCGACACGTATCTCGCGCGCGCCGACAGCGCGCTCTATTCCGCCAAGGCACAAGGCCGCAACCGCATCGCAACGAACTGACCAATCCATTTACTGCCGGCGCGCAAGAAAACGCCGCCGGACCGAACGCTCCAGGACAGGGCCATGAGATCCAAATCCGCCAAGACATCCGAAAACCTGCTCGAGGAATTGCAGTCCGCGCTGTCGCACGGCACCGTCGCGCGCCGGGTCGAGACGCTGCGCCGCGTCACCGATCTCTTCGTCAACAACGCGGTCGATTATTCCGATGACCATATCCGGGTGTTCGACGACGTCTTCCGGTGCCTGATCGAGCAGATCGAGACCTCCGCGAAGGCGCTACTGGCCGACCGGCTCGCGCCGATCGGAGCCGCCCCGCCCCAGATCATCCGCACGCTCGCGCTCGACGACGTCATCGAGGTCGCCGGCCCCGTGCTGACCAAATCAGAACGGTTGGACGAGACCACCCTGATCGAGATCGCGCGCAGCAAGAGCCAGGCGCATCTGAAGGCGATCTCGCTGCGGCGTGTGCTGTCGGAGGCACTGACCGAGGTGCTGGTGTCACGCGGCAACGACGACGTGGTGCAATCGACCGCTGCGAACCCGGGCGCGCAGCTCTCCGAAGGAAGTCTCGCCGACCTCGTCAGCCGCTCCGAGCGCGACGACGACCTCGCCACCTGCATCGGCCTGCGGCCCGACCTGCCGCGCCATCATTATTTGAAGCTGATTGCGAAGGCCTCCTTGAGCGTGCGCCGGAAGCTGGAGGCCGCGCATCCGGAGCTCGCGGGCGAGGTGCCGAGCGTGGTTCAGGAAGCGGCCCAGCGGGTCCGCGCCGCCGCCATGACCAGGCAGACCGAGATGGCGCGCGCGCTCGTGAGATCTCTGCACGAGGACGGCCGTCTCAACGAATTCCAGGTCTCGACCTTCGCCGAGCAGGGCAAGTTCGACGAGACCAATGCGGGGCTCGCGGCCCTGGCAGGCGTCTCGGTCGAGACCGCCGAGAACATGATGATCGAGAGCCGCACCGAGGGGGTGATGATCCTCGCCAAGGTCGCGGGCATGCAATGGTCGACCGTGCGCGCGATCGTCGCGATGCGCGAAAAGCTCTCCGGCGGCTCGCAGACGGACATGATGACGCTGCGCGATACTTACGAGGCCCTGCGCAGCTCGACCGCACAGCAGGTGCTGCGCTTTCAACGCATGCAGAGCGCGACGCCGGCGGCCTGAGCCGGCGGCGGCGACGGCAAGCCTCAAGCTTCCGGCATCCGATCGAGCAACTTGTCGAGCGTGATCGGGTAGTCTCGAACGCGGATGCCCGTTGCGTTGTAAACGGCATTGGCCAGGGCGGCGGCGACACCACATAACCCAAGCTCGCCGATCCCCTTGGCCTTCATCGGCGAAGACATCGGGTCGGTCTCGTCCAGGAAGATCGTGTCCTGATGCGGGATGTCGGCATGGACCGGAACCTCGTAGCCGGCGAGATCATGGTTGACGAAGAAGCCGGCGCGCTTGTCCACGGCGAGCTCTTCCATCAGCGCCGCGCCGACGCCCATCGTCATCGCGCCGATCACCTGGCTCCGCGCCGTCGTCGGATTGAGGACACGGCCCGCGGCGCAGACGGCGAGCATGCGGCGCACGCGGATCTCCGCCGTCGCAACGTCGACGCCGAGCTCGACGAAATGCGCGCCGAACGTCGACTGCTGATGAGTCTTGGCGAGATCGCCATATTCGATCGAATCCTCACCCGTAAGCTCGCCGTCCGCCGCCGCCTGTCCGAGCGGCACGCTGCGGTTGCCCGAAGAGACTTGTCCATCCGCAAAGGCAACGTCGGCGGAGTTGAAGCCGAGCTTTTGGGCCACCACCTGGCGCAGCTTGACGCAGGCTGCGTAGACGCCCGAGGTCGAGTTGTTTGCGCCGAACTGACCGCCGGAGCCCGAGGAAACCGGGAAGCTCGAGTCACCGAGACGCACGGTGACCTTGTGCAGCGGAAGCCCCATCATCTCCGCCGCGGTCTGGGCGATGATCGTATAGCTGCCGGTGCCAATATCGGTCATGTCGGTCTCGACGGTGACGGTCCCGCCCCGATCGAGGCGGACGCGCGCCCCTGATTTCATCAGGAGATTGTTGCGGAACGCAGCAGCCATGCCCATGCCGACCAACCAGCGCCCTTCGCGCTGCGTGCCGGGTCGGGCATTGCGCCCGCTCCAGCCGAAGCGTCCGGCGCCGACCCGCATGCATTCAACGAGCTGTCGCTGCGAGAATGGACGATTGGGATGTTCGGGATCGACCTGGGTGTCGTTGCGCGCGCGGAATTCGATGGGATCAAGGTCCAATCGTTCCGCCATCTCATCCATGGCGATCTCGAGCGCCATCATGCCGGGCGCCTCGCCGGGCGCACGCATGGCGTTGCCTTCCGGCAGGTCCAGCATGGCCAGACGCAGCGCCGTCATGCGGTTCTCGCCGGCATAGAGCAGACGGGTCTGCTGGACCGCCGTCTCCGGCCGGCCTTCCGGCAAATTACCCGACCAGCTCTCGTGCCCGATCGCGGTGATCTTGCCGTCCCGGCCTGCGCCGATGCGGATGCGCTGGATCGTCGCCGGCCGATGCGTCGTGTTGTTGAACATCAGCGGGCGCTGCATTGCCACCTTGACTGGGCGATTGGCGGCACGGGCACCGAGCGCCGCAAGAAGCGCGTCCGAACGAAGGAAAAGCTTGCCGCCGAAGCCGCCACCGATGAACGGCGAGACGAGACGGACGTTTTCCTTCGGCATCCCGAGCGTCTTCGCAACATCGCCGGTCGTCCAGGCGATCATCTGGTTGGATGTCCAGAGTGTCAGCTTGTCGCCGTCCCATACCGCCATCGACGCATGCGGCTCCATCATGGCATGAGCCTGATCAGGCGTGGTGTAGGTCGCATCGAGCTGCACCGGCGCCACGGCAAAGGCGCCGGAGAAATCGCCGACGGAGGTATCCGGCTGGCCGTCGCCTCCGCGCGGTTTGGCCGCGCTGTCGCGTCGGGCCGACAGGTCGAACGATCCGTTCGCCGTGCTGTAATTGATTTGCACCAGTTGAGCGGCAGCGCGCGCCTGCTCGAACGTTTCGGCAACGACCACCGCGACCGCCTGGTGATAGTGATCGATCTCGGGACCGCCGAGCAGCCTCGCCGTGTTGTAATTGCCCTTGCCGAGCTTGCCGGCATTCTCGGCCGTGACGATCGCGATCACGCCCGGGGCGGCCTTGGCGCGCATCACATCCATCGATGTGATGCGACCCTTGGCGATGGCAGAGCCGACGATGTAGCCGTAGGCAGGCCGCGCGGCCGTGTCGTGCCATTCGTAGGCATAGGTGGCCCGTCCCGTGGTCTTGAGAGGGCCGTCGATCCGGCTCGTCGGATGCCCGATGATCCTGAGCTGGTCGATCGGATTCGTGGTTTCAGGTGTATCGAACTTCATGGCTCAACCCTTCGCTTCGGCGAGCACGGCACCGAGAGTGCGCTCGACCAGCGCCAGCTTGAACGTGTTGTCCTTGGTCGGCTTGGCGCCGTCGAGCAGCTGCGTGGCAACGGCTTTGGCGCCGCGCGGCATCGCGGCTTCGGCGGTCTCGACCCGCCATGGCTTGTGCGCGATTCCGCCGACCGCGACCCGTCCAGTTCCATCGCGCTGGACGATCGCCCCAACCGACACCAGCGCGAACGCGTAGGAGGCCCGGTCGCGGACCTTGCGGTAGATCTGCGTTCCACCGACAGGCTTGGGAAGCATCACGGACGTGATCAACTCGCCGGGTGCGAGCGACGTTTCGATGTGAGGCGTGTCGCCCGGCGGCCGATGAAGGTCCGCAATCGGGATGGTGCGCCGCGTGCCGTCCGGGCGAACCGTCTCGACCGTTGCGTCAAGCGCACGCATGGCGACGGCCATGTCGCTCGGATGGGTTGCGATGCAGGCGTCGCTGCCGCCGATCACGGCGTGCTGGCGGGTGATGCCGCCGATGGCGGCGCAGCCGCTGCCGGGGACACGTTTGTTGCAGGGCTGATTGGTGTCATAGAAGTATGGGCAACGCGTCCGCTGCAACAGATTGCCTGCCGTGGTCGCCTTGTTGCGCAACTGGCCGGACGCGCCGGCGAGCAGTGCGCGCGACAACAGGCCATAGTCGCGCCGGACCCGCTCATCGGCAGCCAGCGTCGTGTTGCGCACCAGCGCACCGATCCGCAAGCCCCCATCGAGCGACGGCTCGATCCTGTCGAAGGCAAGGCCGTTGACGTCGATCAAATGGGACGGCGTCTCGATTTCCAGCTTCATCAGGTCAAGCAGGTTGGTGCCGCCGGCGATGAATTTTGCGTTGCTGGTCTTGACGGCCGCGGATGCGGCAGCCGCAGGCGAATTTGCCTTCTCATAGGTGAAAGACTTCATGCGGGTCTCCCGGCAACCTCGGTGATGGCCTCGGCAATGTTGGAATAGGCGCCACAACGGCAGATGTTGCCGCTCATGCGCTCGCGCAGCTCGGCGTTCGTGAATTGCGCAGCCGAATTCAAATCGGTGGTGACGTGGCTGGGAATGCCGGCCCTGATCTCATCGAGCACGGCCACCGCCGAGCAGATCTGGCCAGGCGTGCAGTAACCGCACTGGAAACCGTCGTGTTTGACGAAGGCGGCCTGCATCGGATGCATGTGTTCCGGCGTACCGAGCCCTTCGATCGTGGTGACGCTGTCGCCCTCATGCATCACCGCCAAGGTCAGGCAGGAGTTGATGCGCTGCCCGCCGACGATCACCGTGCAGGCGCCGCATTGGCCGTGATCGCAGCCCTTCTTGGTGCCGGTGAGGTGGAGATGTTCACGAAGCGCATCAAGCAGCGTGGTGCGGGTGTCCAGCTGCAAGGCGCGGACCTCACCGTTCACGTTGATGGAAACCGTCGCCATCGCGGGCTCTGCCGCTCCGGGAGCAGGCAGTCCCGCGATGGAATTCTGGGCCTCGGCGTGCCGAGACGCGGCTCCGATCGCGACCGACGTGGCGGTTCCGATCAGGAGGTTCCGCCGCGACATTTCGAATGCGCTGGGTTTTCGCATGGCTGGGCATATCCCTTGCTACAGCAGCGTCCATCGACGCTCTGGATAGAAAGTCGTCCAACCAAAGTTAGTTTCGGGGCGCGAGCCGGATTAGCCGTTCACAACGGCATGAGCTTATGTGCGTCATTCATGAATGCAGGCCGGGGGTGGCGTGCGTGCGGAGGCAATGCGACAATGCGCGCTAGTAGCGCAGGACCCTCGACCCCACCGCCGCGCCGATCGCGGTCACGATCGCGGTCGCGATCGTGTACCAGGTCGCGACGAACAGCGGCGAGTCATCCGTGCAGTGCGAGGCGTAGAGCGTCGCCGCCAATCCGGCCGACAGCAGGCCTGCAAGCGCACCGGCGAGTGCCGGGCGCGACGGTGCGCCGTGGCGAAGGCCAAACAGCGCACCCGCCAGCAAGGGCAGCGACATCGCGGGGATCGCCGACATGCACCACCGCGAGTTCTTGCCGACCAGCCGCATCGTCATCGGCATCGCCGGCGCCATCATCGCCTCGCTGCCGATCGCGACCGCGAGCAGACCGACGGGCAGCAGCAGCAGCCAGCCCCAGCCGCGCATCAAGGCTTCGGGCCGCGACAGATGCAGGCTGATGATGATCGCGGGGATCGCGAGCGACAGCGTCACCGCGAACTTCGTGTCGAAGAACGGGTTGTGCATCGCCGTCATCACGTCCGGCCGCACGCCGAGGAAGGTGGCGAAGATCAGGATCGAGAACGGTGCCGCCACCAGCAGACCCATGGTCAGCAAGGCGCCAACGCGCGGGGCGCGATGGGCGTTGTCGGCCGCGAGCGTCCGAATGAGTTGATCGGTATCCATGACTAGTGGTCCCGTAGTTTGGCTGTGAGGGTCGACAGCCCCCGATGCAGCGCGACCCGCACCGCACCTTCGCTCATCGAAAACTTCGCCGCCGTATCCTTGATCGAGGCGGCATCGACCGCAATCGACTGCAACACGTCGCGCTGACGCTGCGGCAGAGCGTTGAGGTGGCTTGCGACCTCACCCGCCGAGGCCGTCTCCTGCGGCGCCTCGCCGGGAAGCGTCTCGGCGAAATCGTCGATATTGACGAAGATCCGCCGGCCGCGCCGCCGCAGCGTATCAATCAGCTTGTTGCGGGCGATCGCGAACAGCCAGGGGGCGAAAGGTGCTTCGCTATCCCAGGTGTGCCGCTTCAGATGCACCGCCAACAAAATTTCCTGCACGATATCCTCGGCCTGATCGGGAGGCTGCCCGGCTCTCGCCAGGCCACGCCTCGCGGCAGCGCGCAGCACCGGCGTGACCGCCCTCAACAGGCGATGATACGCCGCATCATCGCCTGCCATGGCCGACCGCATCAGGCCGGTCCATTCGTCCTCACGTCCGCGCACGCGCGCTCCTACACGGCAATTCGGCCGCTCTTTCAATTTGTTACGTTGGCGGTCCAAGGATCACGAAGTCGTGATCAAAGCGCGCCAAAGAATCCGATCCGGCCGTAAAAGCCCCCGAGGCTCATAACACCGATCGGTCCGCACTGCACCCGGCAGGCCGGCAAGCGAAGCCGGTTTGCCCCGTTTTTGCCCGGTGTAGCCCGAAGATTCCCATTTTTTGCCCCGCTGTCGTCATGGGTCGGGGTCTCTGTTCGCTTCCGGGACGGGCGAATTGGGGAGATCGTCAACATGATGAAAGCCAGCGGGCGCGCGGCATTGATTACTCTGGCGGGACTATTCCTGCTGTTCGGCGGTGTGGCGCAGGCCGCGCCGAGCTCGGCCGCGAGCGCCAAGCCGGACAGCGCGAGCAGGCAAACCGACACGGTCAAGCCGACCAAGCAGCGGCGGCACTATTCTCATCGGCACGGCGACAGCAAGACAGCGCAGAAATCCGACGACAAGGCCGACAAGCAGGACGCCGCAGCCAGGACCGACCAGGCCAGCGGCAGCAATGACGTGCCGGCCTCGAGCCAGATGCCGCCGGAAGTCGCCAACGCCAACGCGCAGCTCGCTGCCGCCGATGCGCCCCCCGCAGCCGCAGCCTCCGCGATGTCGGGTCGGGCCAACGACAATGTGCAGGCCGCAGCTGATAATGCCGCAGCCCCCAATGCCGAGAACCAATTGGTGGCGCCCGACCAGCTCAATGATCTCGACCGCGCCCTGCCGCAGGACAACCCGCCGGCGCAAAAGGCGGTGGTGGCCGCGACCGACGCGCAGCCGCGTCCGGCGCCGGTGATGGCCAGCAGCCAGCCGAGCTCGGCCTGGGACCAGAGCTCCCTGATCGGCAAGATCTTCATTGGCGTCGGCACGCTGCTAACACTGGCGTCCGCTGCCCGCATGTTCATGGCCTGATTTCGAGGCCCGTCCGGGGCGGGTTCACCTGCGCGCTCCGGCCCCCTTGAAGCCCACCCCGCCAGCGGGCACATTGCCCGCTCAATCAAAAGCGTGGGTGGAGCATGAGCACGTTCGAACACATCATCGTCGAAAGCATCGGTGCGGTCGGCATCATCAAGCTGAACCGGCCAAAAATGCTCAACGCGCTCTCCTTCGGCGTCTTTCGCGAGATTGCGGCCGCGGTCGACGATCTCGAGGCCGATGACGGCATCGGCTGCATCGTCGTGACCGGCAGCGAGAAGGCCTTTGCCGCCGGCGCCGATATCAAGGAGATGCAGCCGAAGGGCTTCATCGACATGTTCTCCGAGGACTTTGCCGCGATCGGCGGCGACCGTGTCGCGCGCTGCCGCAAGCCGACCATTGCGGCGGTCGCGGGCTATGCGCTCGGCGGCGGCTGCGAGCTCGCCATGATGTGCGATGTCATCATCGCGGCCGACACCGCCAAATTCGGCCAGCCCGAGATCACGCTCGGCACCATCCCCGGCATCGGCGGCACCCAGCGCCTGACCCGTGCGATCGGCAAGTCCAAGGCGATGGATCTCTGCCTCACCGGCCGCATGATGGATGCGGCCGAAGCCGAGCGCTCGGGCCTCGTCAGCCGCATCGTGCCCGCCGACAAGCTGATGGACGAGGTGATGGCGGCGGCCGAGAAGATCGCCTCGATGTCGCGGCCCGCAGTCGCGATGGCGAAGGAAGCCGTGAACCGCGCTTTCGAGACCACGCTCGCCGAGGGCATGAGCGTGGAGCGCAATTTGTTCCATTCGACCTTCGCGCTCGAAGACCGCTCCGAGGGCATGGCCGCGTTCATCGAGAAGCGCAAGCCGGTGAACAAGAACCGGTGAGGTCTCTCTATCCGGCACGGCTCCGCGCCAGGGCCGCGCTCACCAGCGCGCGATAACCGCGCTCAGGCCAGGTTTTGGGACGATCGAGGCCGAGGCGTGCCAGGCATGCCTCGTCCGCAGCGTCGGGCATTCGCATCAGCCCCTGCCACAGCAAGCCTGCGAGCGCCGGCGGCGAACGTTGGGCGCCCTGCAAGATCTCCAGCGCGGGAATGAGGCGCAGCTCGACGTCGGTGAAGTCGCAGCCGAACGGAAACGATGGCAGCAACCCGGCATCACGCGCCGGCTTCACTGCGGCTGCGATCCGCTCGGGATGGTTTTCGCGGTACGCCGCCGGGATGTCGTAGCCGCGTGGCAATTTGCCGGCGTCCTTGGCGTGGCGCGCCAGTTCGTCCTGGAAGCGCGAGTCGGAGATTGCGAGCATGGCCGCGATCACGTCGACGTCCGACTTACCCCGCAGATCGGCAACGCCATATTCGGTGACGAAGACATCGCGCAAATGCCGCGGGATGGTCTCGTGTCCATAGTGCCAGAGGATATTGGATTTCAGCGCGCGGCCGGCCTGCCGCGTCGCCTCGAGCGCGAGGACCGATCGCGCCCCCTTGAGCGCAAAGGCCTGCGCCACGAAATTGTACTGCCCACCGACGCCGCTCACGACCTGGCCGTCATCGAGGCCGTCGGAGACGGCCGCACCCAGCAGCGTCGCCATCATCGTGTTGTTGACGAAACGCGCGTCGATCCGGGCGCGGCGCTTCTGCTCCTCGTCGCCATAGAGCTCGTTGGTGAACGACACCGGCACCATCTGGATGCGCGCGATCTGATCCGGCGGCATCTCGCGCAGCGCGCGATAGAA is part of the Bradyrhizobium commune genome and harbors:
- a CDS encoding sigma-70 family RNA polymerase sigma factor is translated as MSVTQAATDEVLIARIAQGDRLAMQVLYGRHHVRVYRFGLRLVRDEQAAEDLISEVFLDVWRQAGKFEGRSAVSTWLLAITRFKALSALRRRKDFELDDEAANAIEDSSDDPETVVQKKDTSEALRECLTGLSPDHREIVDLVYYHEKSVEEVAEIVGIPENTVKTRLFYARKKLAELLKAAGIERGWP
- a CDS encoding GGDEF domain-containing protein yields the protein MSTAATSFPERNAAEVADLVLAPEAAAPEVLARRVRQRRQMYAGQVASYSLGASVLLLYAYDGTVQMNVPSLFWVGGLMIIGIFVVMSEAGVGDRHSDHYLTVFQISAHMALQFVFLISVPVIGIAFISVLFLIFAFGTLRMTSAQAMLTWAIATCALAAVFLVSDLPIGMPVATRLQRIASMLCFVLVIGQCASLGLFGATLRKILYRRSIELKAAYQRIEELAELDELTGSYNRRCIMRLLDAEIDKSRQAGAPCAIALIDLDWFKRINDAHGHPVGDEVLRTFAITMFANIRPDDRFGRYGGEEFLLLLPETDGGAALRMLERLRSIVADLDWSAFAVGMRVTISAGVVTLRDNDTADTYLARADSALYSAKAQGRNRIATN
- a CDS encoding DUF2336 domain-containing protein, with translation MRSKSAKTSENLLEELQSALSHGTVARRVETLRRVTDLFVNNAVDYSDDHIRVFDDVFRCLIEQIETSAKALLADRLAPIGAAPPQIIRTLALDDVIEVAGPVLTKSERLDETTLIEIARSKSQAHLKAISLRRVLSEALTEVLVSRGNDDVVQSTAANPGAQLSEGSLADLVSRSERDDDLATCIGLRPDLPRHHYLKLIAKASLSVRRKLEAAHPELAGEVPSVVQEAAQRVRAAAMTRQTEMARALVRSLHEDGRLNEFQVSTFAEQGKFDETNAGLAALAGVSVETAENMMIESRTEGVMILAKVAGMQWSTVRAIVAMREKLSGGSQTDMMTLRDTYEALRSSTAQQVLRFQRMQSATPAA
- the paoC gene encoding aldehyde oxidoreductase molybdenum-binding subunit PaoC gives rise to the protein MKFDTPETTNPIDQLRIIGHPTSRIDGPLKTTGRATYAYEWHDTAARPAYGYIVGSAIAKGRITSMDVMRAKAAPGVIAIVTAENAGKLGKGNYNTARLLGGPEIDHYHQAVAVVVAETFEQARAAAQLVQINYSTANGSFDLSARRDSAAKPRGGDGQPDTSVGDFSGAFAVAPVQLDATYTTPDQAHAMMEPHASMAVWDGDKLTLWTSNQMIAWTTGDVAKTLGMPKENVRLVSPFIGGGFGGKLFLRSDALLAALGARAANRPVKVAMQRPLMFNNTTHRPATIQRIRIGAGRDGKITAIGHESWSGNLPEGRPETAVQQTRLLYAGENRMTALRLAMLDLPEGNAMRAPGEAPGMMALEIAMDEMAERLDLDPIEFRARNDTQVDPEHPNRPFSQRQLVECMRVGAGRFGWSGRNARPGTQREGRWLVGMGMAAAFRNNLLMKSGARVRLDRGGTVTVETDMTDIGTGSYTIIAQTAAEMMGLPLHKVTVRLGDSSFPVSSGSGGQFGANNSTSGVYAACVKLRQVVAQKLGFNSADVAFADGQVSSGNRSVPLGQAAADGELTGEDSIEYGDLAKTHQQSTFGAHFVELGVDVATAEIRVRRMLAVCAAGRVLNPTTARSQVIGAMTMGVGAALMEELAVDKRAGFFVNHDLAGYEVPVHADIPHQDTIFLDETDPMSSPMKAKGIGELGLCGVAAALANAVYNATGIRVRDYPITLDKLLDRMPEA
- a CDS encoding FAD binding domain-containing protein, translating into MKSFTYEKANSPAAAASAAVKTSNAKFIAGGTNLLDLMKLEIETPSHLIDVNGLAFDRIEPSLDGGLRIGALVRNTTLAADERVRRDYGLLSRALLAGASGQLRNKATTAGNLLQRTRCPYFYDTNQPCNKRVPGSGCAAIGGITRQHAVIGGSDACIATHPSDMAVAMRALDATVETVRPDGTRRTIPIADLHRPPGDTPHIETSLAPGELITSVMLPKPVGGTQIYRKVRDRASYAFALVSVGAIVQRDGTGRVAVGGIAHKPWRVETAEAAMPRGAKAVATQLLDGAKPTKDNTFKLALVERTLGAVLAEAKG
- the paoA gene encoding aldehyde dehydrogenase iron-sulfur subunit PaoA, whose protein sequence is MRKPSAFEMSRRNLLIGTATSVAIGAASRHAEAQNSIAGLPAPGAAEPAMATVSINVNGEVRALQLDTRTTLLDALREHLHLTGTKKGCDHGQCGACTVIVGGQRINSCLTLAVMHEGDSVTTIEGLGTPEHMHPMQAAFVKHDGFQCGYCTPGQICSAVAVLDEIRAGIPSHVTTDLNSAAQFTNAELRERMSGNICRCGAYSNIAEAITEVAGRPA
- a CDS encoding NrsF family protein; translation: MDTDQLIRTLAADNAHRAPRVGALLTMGLLVAAPFSILIFATFLGVRPDVMTAMHNPFFDTKFAVTLSLAIPAIIISLHLSRPEALMRGWGWLLLLPVGLLAVAIGSEAMMAPAMPMTMRLVGKNSRWCMSAIPAMSLPLLAGALFGLRHGAPSRPALAGALAGLLSAGLAATLYASHCTDDSPLFVATWYTIATAIVTAIGAAVGSRVLRY
- a CDS encoding sigma-70 family RNA polymerase sigma factor; this translates as MRGREDEWTGLMRSAMAGDDAAYHRLLRAVTPVLRAAARRGLARAGQPPDQAEDIVQEILLAVHLKRHTWDSEAPFAPWLFAIARNKLIDTLRRRGRRIFVNIDDFAETLPGEAPQETASAGEVASHLNALPQRQRDVLQSIAVDAASIKDTAAKFSMSEGAVRVALHRGLSTLTAKLRDH